From one uncultured Paludibacter sp. genomic stretch:
- a CDS encoding Alpha amylase catalytic region, with product MKKIFSFLFFVFTTITCWGQIVTSNPAYIPSDYTGQIVLTYDATQGTAGLKDYLTKNPSGTVYAHIGVITNASTNDTDWKHAPSQWGDNSXKYKCTSLGNNKWQLTIPNMVDYFGLTTGEVVKKIAIVYRSGEYYPATGTSYLEGKDTGAKDIFVTVGFVVEFTTPSTDGTSTSGTKLPLKITSTLSSALNLKVNGASIATRADSTSLTTSYTFASTGDFQFIALATANSTTVYDTLNICVPNSVTSAAVDPSXSXLGINYIDNNTVTLVFNAPNKTNVLLIGDVNSWIPQNAYQLKKDPSTGYWWIKLTGLTAGKLYRFQYLVDGSIRSSDPYTELVLDPWNDQYINYNSTIYPNLPPYPTGKTTGLVATFQTAKTTYNWEVSNFSISSKDNLIIYELLLRDFTTEKSLNAAITKLDYLKTLGITAIELMPIQEFDGNDSWGYNPNHFFAPDKAYGTSDTYKKFIDECHKRGIAVILDMVFNQATGICPFALLYWDSANNRPAANNPWMNPVAPHAYSVFNDFNHESSYTRAYFKRVLQYWLTEYKVDGYRMDLAKGFTQNNTAESYDASRIAILKDYYNTVMAANPNAIFILEHLGNSSEQSEFASAGIYLWSKNSNAYSQAAMGYSGSSGFGGMISSPRQWVGYAESHDELRNFYKVKIYGAGNLKTDSISRVARVPLVVAFATLLPGPKMLWEFEEMGYDYSGGEGDTSNKPSAWGWLDLAHRKDAYDKCSKIITLRKNYSNAFTYGTWNYSVNESDWSQGRRIALTHSDLNMIVVGNFDATSTVTVNPLFQKTGTWYELLTGEELNVSNTAMTLQLASGELRVYTDRKVPFTGVDDVKATIDCTIYPNVTKGKIWITTVDAVKSVRIFNTQGALQKVFNDTNEIDVTPLGSGLYLMEVSTGQGKSIQKFVKQ from the coding sequence ATGAAAAAAATCTTCTCATTTTTATTTTTCGTATTTACTACGATAACTTGTTGGGGACAAATTGTTACGAGTAATCCGGCGTACATACCATCTGATTATACCGGACAAATCGTATTAACATACGATGCTACTCAAGGTACGGCAGGACTTAAAGATTATCTGACCAAAAATCCTTCAGGCACAGTATATGCTCATATTGGAGTGATTACAAACGCAAGTACAAATGATACTGACTGGAAACACGCGCCCTCNCAATGGGGTGATAATTCACNAAAGTATAAATGTACTTCGTTAGGTAATAATAAATGGCAACTCACTATTCCTAATATGGTGGATTATTTCGGTTTAACCACCGGAGAAGTTGTTAAAAAAATAGCCATTGTTTACCGAAGTGGAGAATATTATCCAGCAACAGGTACTTCTTATTTAGAAGGAAAAGATACTGGGGCTAAAGATATATTTGTCACAGTAGGTTTTGTAGTTGAATTCACAACACCTTCAACCGATGGAACAAGCACATCAGGTACAAAACTACCTCTGAAAATAACTTCTACTTTATCTTCTGCATTAAACTTAAAAGTCAATGGCGCATCTATTGCAACCCGTGCCGACTCGACAAGTTTAACAACATCTTATACTTTTGCTTCTACCGGCGATTTCCAATTTATTGCTTTGGCAACGGCAAATAGCACTACTGTTTATGACACCCTAAATATTTGTGTTCCTAATAGTGTAACCTCCGCTGCGGTTGATCCTTCNNCCAGTNANTTAGGTATAAATTATATTGATAATAACACTGTAACTTTAGTTTTCAATGCTCCGAATAAGACAAATGTTTTATTAATTGGCGATGTGAATAGCTGGATACCACAAAATGCATATCAGTTGAAAAAAGATCCTTCTACCGGTTATTGGTGGATAAAATTGACCGGACTTACTGCAGGAAAACTTTACCGCTTTCAATATTTAGTGGATGGTTCTATCAGAAGCAGCGATCCTTATACAGAATTAGTACTAGATCCTTGGAACGATCAATATATTAATTACAATAGTACTATTTATCCTAATTTGCCTCCTTATCCCACAGGTAAAACAACAGGGCTTGTGGCTACTTTCCAAACGGCAAAAACAACTTATAATTGGGAAGTTTCTAATTTTTCAATTTCTTCTAAAGATAATTTAATTATATATGAACTTCTTCTTCGTGATTTTACAACTGAAAAATCGCTAAATGCAGCAATTACAAAACTTGATTATTTGAAAACATTAGGAATAACTGCTATAGAACTAATGCCTATTCAGGAATTTGACGGAAATGACAGTTGGGGTTACAATCCGAACCACTTCTTTGCTCCGGACAAAGCGTATGGAACCTCAGATACATACAAAAAGTTTATTGACGAATGTCATAAAAGAGGAATAGCTGTAATTCTTGATATGGTTTTTAATCAAGCAACAGGAATCTGTCCTTTTGCTCTACTTTATTGGGATAGTGCAAATAATCGTCCGGCAGCTAATAATCCTTGGATGAATCCGGTTGCGCCTCATGCTTATAGTGTTTTTAATGATTTTAATCATGAATCCTCCTATACAAGAGCTTATTTCAAAAGAGTGCTTCAATATTGGCTCACAGAATATAAAGTAGATGGTTATCGAATGGACTTAGCCAAAGGGTTTACTCAAAATAATACAGCCGAATCTTACGATGCTTCACGTATTGCAATCCTGAAAGATTACTACAATACCGTAATGGCTGCCAATCCAAATGCGATATTTATACTGGAACATTTAGGAAATAGCTCAGAACAATCAGAATTTGCATCCGCAGGAATCTATTTATGGTCTAAAAACAGCAATGCTTATTCACAAGCCGCAATGGGATATTCAGGTAGCAGCGGTTTTGGAGGAATGATAAGTTCTCCACGTCAATGGGTAGGGTATGCTGAAAGCCATGATGAGTTGCGTAATTTTTATAAGGTGAAAATATATGGCGCTGGTAACTTGAAGACTGATTCTATTTCACGTGTGGCGCGTGTTCCTTTGGTTGTTGCATTTGCAACACTTTTACCAGGTCCTAAAATGCTATGGGAATTTGAAGAGATGGGATACGATTACAGCGGAGGCGAAGGCGATACAAGCAATAAACCATCAGCTTGGGGTTGGTTGGATTTAGCGCACCGTAAAGATGCGTATGATAAATGTTCAAAAATAATAACATTGCGTAAGAATTATTCCAATGCATTTACATACGGCACATGGAATTATAGTGTAAATGAGTCTGACTGGAGTCAGGGACGAAGAATTGCGTTAACACACTCCGATTTGAATATGATAGTCGTAGGTAATTTTGACGCTACTTCTACCGTTACAGTCAATCCATTATTTCAAAAAACAGGTACTTGGTACGAACTTCTTACCGGAGAAGAATTAAATGTAAGCAATACGGCAATGACATTACAATTAGCCAGTGGAGAACTAAGAGTTTATACCGATAGAAAAGTTCCATTTACAGGTGTTGATGATGTTAAAGCAACTATAGATTGCACAATTTATCCAAATGTAACTAAAGGAAAAATTTGGATAACTACAGTAGACGCCGTAAAATCTGTAAGAATATTTAATACACAAGGCGCTTTACAAAAAGTATTTAATGATACTAACGAAATAGATGTAACTCCTTTAGGTTCAGGACTGTATTTAATGGAAGTTTCTACAGGTCAAGGAAAATCCATTCAAAAATTTGTGAAACAATAA